In Hirundo rustica isolate bHirRus1 chromosome 4, bHirRus1.pri.v3, whole genome shotgun sequence, a genomic segment contains:
- the TOB2 gene encoding protein Tob2 produces MHLEIKVALNFIISYLYNKLPRRRADLFGEELERLLKKKYEGHWYPEKPLKGSGYRCVHIGETVDPVVELAAKRSGLAVEDVRANVPEELSVWIDPFEVSYQIGEKGSVKVLYLDDSEGCSATELDKEIKSSFNPDAQVFVPIGSQDNSLSNSPSPSFGQSPSPTFIPRSAQPITFTTATFAATKFGSTKMKKGGGAGGGGSGAGAVQQPRMVRSPTTNLLKHKGLSLSMHSLNFIGSAGSQAPPSQLSPNAKEFIYSGTSPGASSLFFDGVASESQASSVLPASQFNASTGGTFDMAQVFGGSTNSLFLEKSPFVEGLSYNLNAMQYPSQSFQPVVLAN; encoded by the coding sequence ATGCATCTGGAGATCAAAGTTGCTCTTAACTTCATCATCTCATACCTGTATAACAAGCTTCCTCGGAGGCGGGCAGACCTGTTTGGTGAGGAGCTAGAGCGCCTGCTGAAGAAGAAATATGAGGGTCATTGGTACCCAGAGAAGCCTCTGAAGGGATCTGGCTATCGCTGTGTTCATATAGGGGAGACGGTGGATCCGGTGGTGGAGCTGGCAGCCAAGCGGAGCGGTCTGGCTGTGGAGGATGTGCGTGCCAATGTGCCAGAAGAGCTGAGTGTCTGGATTGATCCTTTTGAGGTTTCCTACCAGATCGGTGAGAAGGGCTCTGTTAAGGTTCTCTACCTAGATGACAGTGAGGGCTGCAGTGCCACAGAGCTGGACAAAGAAATCAAGAGCAGCTTCAATCCTGATGCCCAGGTATTTGTTCCAATCGGCAGCCAGGACAACTCGCTGTCCAACTCTCCGTCCCCCTCCTTTGGCCAGTCACCCAGCCCCACCTTTATTCCTCGCTCTGCACAGCCCATCACTTTCACCACTGCCACCTTTGCTGCCACCAAATTCGGCTCAACCAAGATGAAGAAaggtggaggagctggaggagggggcagtggagcaggggctgtgcagcagccGAGAATGGTCAGGTCTCCCACCACCAACCTGCTGAAGCACAAGGGCCTCTCCCTGTCTATGCACTCTCTGAACTTCATCGGGAGTGCTGGGAGCCAAGCCCCACCGTCACAGCTCTCTCCCAATGCCAAGGAGTTCATTTACAGTGGCACCTCGCCAGGAGCCAGCAGTCTCTTCTTTGATGGTGTTGCCAGTGAGAGCCAGGCCAGCAGCGTTCTGCCAGCATCGCAGTTCAATGCCAGCACAGGTGGTACCTTTGATATGGCTCAGGTCTTCGGTGGCAGCACCAACAGCCTCTTTTTGGAGAAGTCTCCTTTTGTGGAAGGACTCAGCTACAACCTGAATGCCATGCAGTATCCTAGCCAGTCGTTCCAGCCCGTTGTCCTGGCCAACTGA